A window from Chryseobacterium vaccae encodes these proteins:
- a CDS encoding DUF5689 domain-containing protein, which translates to MNIKKYLSSVTGIAVAAMAITSCVQKDEWDTPPIQCENKFAAPNISLADFKAQAPATGFKLIETDQIFDGYVISSDESGNFYKTISFQDKPENPTAGLQIEVDRSSNYADFPVGAHIRINAKGLRLGLDRGTVKIGSVDPTYPIGRVPSILLGRYMSGVCGGNGLEVVNIKPLELASLNAAKSDQYINTLVKVSNAQFSINDVYPVNKAYIDYVGGAGVDTDRGLEDGAGGSVTLRNSGFFSEGATLLPTGNGDITFVVSKYISTWQMLIRNTKDVNFKGSRIDATPPKGGTAIAYSGAFLENFESYPTTPTNLEVYPKYVNDPLLGNRYWQLKTFGGNKYIQLGANSGTGNYVTYFAVPVDFTAANQFKFDVNVGFWNGNALKVYYTTNYTPLGDITAATKVDITSAFTIPQTPAGPNGGYGTLTPAGTYDIPASLTGNGFILFEYTGSTGGVTTTIQLDNIQAL; encoded by the coding sequence ATGAACATAAAGAAATACTTAAGTTCGGTAACAGGAATTGCAGTTGCAGCAATGGCTATTACCTCTTGTGTACAAAAAGATGAGTGGGATACCCCTCCAATTCAGTGTGAGAACAAATTTGCAGCACCAAACATTTCGCTTGCAGATTTTAAAGCTCAGGCACCTGCTACCGGGTTTAAACTCATTGAAACTGATCAGATCTTTGACGGTTATGTGATTTCTTCTGATGAAAGTGGAAACTTCTATAAAACCATTTCTTTCCAGGATAAACCGGAAAACCCAACTGCTGGTCTTCAGATTGAAGTTGACAGATCCAGCAACTATGCTGATTTCCCTGTAGGAGCACATATCAGAATTAATGCTAAAGGTTTAAGATTAGGACTTGACAGAGGAACAGTTAAAATTGGTTCTGTAGACCCTACTTATCCTATCGGAAGAGTTCCTTCTATCTTATTAGGCAGATATATGTCAGGAGTTTGTGGTGGAAACGGGCTTGAGGTTGTTAATATCAAGCCTTTAGAATTAGCCAGCCTTAATGCTGCTAAGAGTGATCAATACATCAATACATTGGTTAAAGTTTCTAATGCTCAGTTCTCTATCAATGATGTATACCCTGTTAACAAAGCATATATTGATTATGTTGGAGGTGCTGGTGTAGATACAGACCGTGGACTGGAAGATGGTGCAGGAGGTTCTGTTACACTGAGAAACTCAGGATTCTTCTCTGAAGGAGCTACTTTATTGCCAACAGGAAACGGAGATATCACTTTCGTAGTAAGCAAATATATTTCTACATGGCAGATGCTCATAAGAAATACTAAAGATGTTAATTTCAAGGGGAGCAGAATTGATGCAACGCCGCCTAAAGGAGGAACTGCAATTGCTTATTCAGGGGCATTTCTTGAAAACTTTGAAAGCTACCCAACTACTCCTACCAACCTTGAGGTATACCCTAAATATGTAAATGATCCTCTGTTAGGAAACAGATATTGGCAGTTGAAAACGTTCGGCGGTAACAAATATATTCAGTTAGGAGCGAATTCAGGTACCGGAAATTATGTAACTTATTTTGCTGTTCCAGTTGACTTTACAGCAGCTAACCAATTTAAATTTGACGTTAACGTTGGATTCTGGAATGGGAATGCTTTAAAAGTATACTATACAACTAACTATACGCCGCTTGGAGATATTACGGCCGCAACAAAAGTAGATATTACGTCTGCCTTTACAATTCCACAAACACCTGCTGGTCCTAACGGTGGTTATGGTACATTAACCCCTGCAGGAACATACGATATTCCTGCTTCATTAACAGGTAACGGATTTATTTTATTTGAATATACCGGAAGTACTGGTGGTGTTACTACAACGATTCAGTTAGATAATATTCAGGCTCTATAA
- a CDS encoding T9SS type A sorting domain-containing protein — translation MRKLYMSALAICTTLSISAQEILWQKDIKSSTQDFLSQITTTIDQQYLITGSSIQTKNQQQAAGSQKQNNGYDFHLVKLNQQGEEVWEKYLSGQNHDYLSASVSTQEGGFLIAGTSYSGKGLDKKEESKGGSDIWLVRLNEFGDELWQKTLGTASDEEARAVVQTTDLGFFVAGNIQNSSKGYGSKDAWIIRLDKNGKELSQLILGGKGLDEVEKMIPTRDGGVLLGIYSRSDKTNMSNQQSVRSNGVSTGTSVTHNSSSAEKLAVSEAISQKPKASSNFGEGDYWIVKLDKNGKVEWEKNYGGKGDDHLRTLALISTGYLIGGESRSERSGNKTVGIEEGTDLWLIALNERGEEQWQKSYNFKNRDILMGMSVIHSADDKTSKGILLGGYTQAEGRIEKDDETFWMLYLDQEGNEQWRKYIVGENRKKEERLSDIKLNRDGSIILAGTSAEELGKENWKVVKLGDSQIDKLIQKQDIKIYPNPVSDYAYIEIGMEFKDADILVYDMGGRQLQNIETKNKVTKINTQPLVQGAYLVVIKTDTNKTANAKLIKK, via the coding sequence ATGAGAAAACTCTACATGAGTGCATTAGCGATATGCACAACCCTGAGTATATCAGCTCAGGAAATTCTTTGGCAGAAAGACATCAAGTCTTCCACTCAGGATTTTCTTAGCCAGATTACCACTACCATCGATCAGCAGTATCTGATTACCGGAAGTTCTATCCAGACAAAAAACCAACAGCAAGCTGCTGGCAGTCAAAAGCAAAACAACGGTTACGATTTCCATTTGGTTAAACTGAACCAACAGGGAGAAGAGGTCTGGGAAAAATACCTTTCAGGGCAAAATCACGACTATCTTTCCGCTTCTGTTTCTACTCAGGAAGGAGGATTTCTTATCGCAGGAACCTCTTATTCCGGAAAAGGACTGGACAAAAAAGAAGAATCCAAAGGCGGATCAGATATCTGGCTGGTAAGACTGAATGAATTCGGGGATGAATTATGGCAGAAAACTTTAGGAACTGCTTCCGATGAAGAAGCCAGAGCAGTTGTTCAGACTACTGACTTAGGATTCTTTGTAGCAGGGAATATTCAAAACTCTTCCAAAGGTTACGGCTCTAAAGATGCCTGGATCATCAGACTGGATAAAAATGGGAAAGAACTTTCTCAGTTGATCTTAGGCGGAAAAGGACTGGATGAAGTGGAGAAAATGATCCCAACCCGTGATGGCGGCGTATTGTTAGGGATTTATTCAAGAAGTGATAAGACAAATATGAGTAATCAGCAATCAGTAAGGAGTAATGGAGTCTCAACGGGAACTTCAGTTACTCATAATTCATCATCTGCTGAAAAACTAGCAGTATCGGAAGCCATTAGCCAGAAGCCAAAAGCCAGCAGCAATTTCGGTGAAGGCGATTACTGGATTGTGAAGCTGGATAAGAACGGCAAAGTAGAATGGGAAAAGAATTATGGAGGAAAAGGAGATGATCATTTAAGAACATTAGCTTTAATATCCACGGGCTATCTTATCGGCGGAGAATCAAGGTCCGAGAGATCCGGAAACAAAACGGTAGGAATAGAAGAAGGTACTGATCTGTGGCTTATAGCTTTAAATGAAAGAGGAGAAGAACAGTGGCAAAAATCTTACAATTTTAAAAACAGGGATATCCTGATGGGGATGAGTGTGATTCATTCTGCAGATGATAAAACTTCCAAAGGTATTTTACTGGGCGGTTACACCCAGGCAGAAGGCAGAATAGAAAAAGACGATGAAACGTTTTGGATGCTGTATCTGGATCAGGAGGGTAATGAACAGTGGAGAAAATACATCGTAGGAGAAAACCGGAAGAAAGAAGAAAGGCTTTCGGATATTAAACTCAACAGAGATGGTTCTATTATCCTTGCCGGGACCAGTGCAGAAGAACTTGGAAAAGAGAACTGGAAAGTCGTGAAGTTGGGAGACAGTCAGATTGATAAACTGATCCAAAAGCAGGACATCAAGATTTATCCGAATCCAGTCTCCGATTATGCTTATATCGAGATAGGAATGGAATTCAAAGATGCAGATATTCTGGTGTATGATATGGGAGGAAGACAACTTCAGAATATAGAGACGAAGAATAAAGTGACTAAGATCAATACTCAACCACTGGTTCAGGGGGCTTACTTGGTGGTGATCAAGACGGATACGAATAAAACAGCGAATGCAAAACTGATAAAAAAATAA